CTCTCGGCGGTCGAACCGTTAGGACGCCGGGCGGCGGAAATCGCGCAGAGCGAAGAAGATCCGTTTGATCAGCTTCGACAGATTGTCGATTTGTCGTTCGGCTTGTTCGACGACGATTGGGATCTCTATTACGTCGCGTTGCAATTAGGCGACCGGGTGCACGTTCGCCTGGCCGAACGTTTTCCCACCGCAACAAACGCGATGCAGCAAGTGATCGAGCGTGGTCAGCAATTGGGTGTCATGCGCAACGACGATCCCTTGCTTTTGGCTATTGAGTGTCACGGCGTGATGATGCGCGTTGCCCGTGCGCTAACTTTCGGTGAATTGACACCACCACTACGACGCTTCGTCGAGCCAGTCTCGGAAACGTATCGTCGAATTCTGCAAATCTCTTCCCCCTAAAAAAGTTTGTTCGGAGACACGCGATGCCTCGTTCTCTTCCTCCATTCGCGGCTGCCATGGGTGGTGCGATTCTGGTAGCGGCCCTCCTGGCTTCAACCGCTGTCGCTCAAAACGAACCACCGGTTTGTTACGACTTGGAAAAAATGCCCAATCAGGTCGCCCGCCGCGTGACGCCGGTCAAGCCATTCGAGATCATGGACGGTGTCTATTATGTCGGCAACTCGGCCGTTTCGTGCCATCTTCTGACAAGTGAAGACGGTTTGATCTTGATTGACTCGACCTTTCCCCACACGGTTTCGATGCTAATAGATAGCATTCGCCAGCTTGGATTTGCGCCAAGCGACGTGAAGTTGGTAATCGCGACACATGCGGCGATCGATCACTCGGGAGGAGCGTGGTATTTTCAGAAAGTATTTGGCTCAAAGGTGTGGATACAAGAAGCCGACGCGACAGCGGCCGCGAATGCCTTGTGTGTCGGTGGAAAAAAGGTTGACTTAAGTGAGGTTCGTGCTTCCGAGGCGTATCCACCCTTCCAAGCAGATCGGCTGATTAAAGAGAAAGAAACAATTGATTGGGGAGGACGTCAGTTCACATTTCGTCGCACGCCACTAGCGACCGAAGGAACGATGGCGATCGAATGGCCATTACATTCCTCCGACGGCAAAACAGTGAAAGCGGGCCTGATCGGTGGCATCGCTAATCGAGTAGGCGACGCTCAACTGACCGTCCAGCGTTTGAAGGAAATGCGCGATATCGAAGTCTGGCTGGCCGTTCATCCCAATCAAAACAAGACCTTTGAGAAGGCGAATCGCCTTGATGCCGGCAAATTGGCCAACCCATTCGTCGATCCTTCTGGCTGGAACCAGTTTGTCGATCGCATCGTGGGGATGATGAGTTCCGAGCGGCCGACTCGTCGTCGTGATAACACAGACATGCGTCAACGGCAGCGCCCGATGAATCCAAGCCGCTCACCGGCCAGCGCAAGTAACGGACGCGTGCCAAACAAGAACATCGACAAACTCGATCGCGCGTGGCTCGATCCCGATACAACCGCTCCAGCACCGACTATCTACAAAACGTTCCGTAGTCAAACGATTCGGCAGGACGTCAGCTATTTGATCTACCTTCCGCCCGATTACCAGCAGCAATCGTCTCAGCGTTACCCAGTCATCTATTGGTTACACGGTACCGGCGGCAAGCAAAGCCGAGGGGCTGACCTGGCGAACCTCTTAGACGAGCAGATCCGGGCTGGAAAAATGCCGCCGATGATCATGGTTCTCGTTAACGGATTGCGAGGCACGACCCTCTATTGCGATTCGGCAGACGGAAAGTGGCCTCTTGAATCGGTGATCGTAAACGACCTGATACCGCATATCGACACCTCCTACCGCACGCACGCTCGCCGCGAGGCACGGGCGATCGAGGGGTTCTCGATGGGAGGTTTCGGCGCGGCGCACCTCGGTTTCCAATATCCTGAAACGTTCGGCGTGATATCGATCCTCGATCCCGCATTTCTTACTGGACTCGATCCTAACGCGGCGCCCCATCCAACTTGGCAGGGGCAAATCGATTTTGCTCTTGGCGGCGATGCAAAACGATATCAGGCCAACAACCCATTCGTGTTGTTGGGCAAGAATGCCGACAAGTTACGTGGACGAACGACCATTCGTTTGGTGCCTCGGGCGAAAGGAAACACGCAAGGATTTCTAGCGAAGTGTGACGAGTTGCATGCGATGCTCGACCAACACAAAATCGCCCATACTTACGATCCGCGCCGTGACGTTGCGATCCATAACCCAAACGTCTTGTACGAGGCATTAGGAGAGCAGGGATTCGCATTTTTCAAATCCGCGTTTCAATTGACGCCACCCGCAGGCAAACAGACCGCCAGAAGCGAAATAGCTTGGAGAAAGCTACCCGATTGTTCATTCGGATATGAAACTGAGTACGCAGGAAAAAATGGGACACCAATCGCCGC
This window of the Blastopirellula marina genome carries:
- a CDS encoding TetR/AcrR family transcriptional regulator, yielding MSSSRAPKVSRFDTIIAAAATLCAQKGIAETSLREIATEAKVSNGTLHYYFPSKDELIEKLILSAVEPLGRRAAEIAQSEEDPFDQLRQIVDLSFGLFDDDWDLYYVALQLGDRVHVRLAERFPTATNAMQQVIERGQQLGVMRNDDPLLLAIECHGVMMRVARALTFGELTPPLRRFVEPVSETYRRILQISSP
- a CDS encoding alpha/beta hydrolase-fold protein, with translation MPRSLPPFAAAMGGAILVAALLASTAVAQNEPPVCYDLEKMPNQVARRVTPVKPFEIMDGVYYVGNSAVSCHLLTSEDGLILIDSTFPHTVSMLIDSIRQLGFAPSDVKLVIATHAAIDHSGGAWYFQKVFGSKVWIQEADATAAANALCVGGKKVDLSEVRASEAYPPFQADRLIKEKETIDWGGRQFTFRRTPLATEGTMAIEWPLHSSDGKTVKAGLIGGIANRVGDAQLTVQRLKEMRDIEVWLAVHPNQNKTFEKANRLDAGKLANPFVDPSGWNQFVDRIVGMMSSERPTRRRDNTDMRQRQRPMNPSRSPASASNGRVPNKNIDKLDRAWLDPDTTAPAPTIYKTFRSQTIRQDVSYLIYLPPDYQQQSSQRYPVIYWLHGTGGKQSRGADLANLLDEQIRAGKMPPMIMVLVNGLRGTTLYCDSADGKWPLESVIVNDLIPHIDTSYRTHARREARAIEGFSMGGFGAAHLGFQYPETFGVISILDPAFLTGLDPNAAPHPTWQGQIDFALGGDAKRYQANNPFVLLGKNADKLRGRTTIRLVPRAKGNTQGFLAKCDELHAMLDQHKIAHTYDPRRDVAIHNPNVLYEALGEQGFAFFKSAFQLTPPAGKQTARSEIAWRKLPDCSFGYETEYAGKNGTPIAAYLRKPAGDGPFPLVVMLHGGGSSTTGTMSLGRSQQSPTANFIEQGWAVYSIDFRRRSEFQPIEWDDAIAAVENAKQFSFIDPTRIAMIGGSHGGHNTLRIAARHGLSCAIACAPPAINLEEVAKAKAAGYQLSPALERVLAGGNPTPGPTIFEEASKLRCPLLLVSGKNDWSSPPNVIEAYVKVLEKAKREVEVYMPENGPHGFYFGSPRNAETDEAARRAVAFISKHFEMPLKPSNSPPLSAAPGRVNNSLRLPPAEQVNRVFLRLDLNKDGTVDRQEADNQPGRRLIATFDRNGDGSVTRSEIQEVFASSKPSSR